Proteins from a genomic interval of Sebaldella sp. S0638:
- a CDS encoding cyclic nucleotide-binding domain-containing protein, producing the protein MKKILFNEYYDEDIKKNKTLMSYYSKESLNNSYIIEFANNEFIQEEDRSVNFLYFIIQGKAKILKNQANGKRMILQFLKEEDFIGDLTVIGAEKVTKDVLSIGNTVCLATPVNYVIEILMEDRFFLKKISRYIGEKLLSRMDFFVDNQTYELKYRLAEVMLTVSINNVYKENHLQIAEYLGVSYRHLLHTMKKFKDEKKMYKEGSKYIIDREKLELLVNEKNGL; encoded by the coding sequence AAACAAAACTTTGATGAGTTATTATTCTAAAGAAAGCTTAAATAATTCATATATAATAGAATTTGCGAATAATGAATTTATTCAGGAGGAAGATCGCAGCGTAAATTTTCTTTATTTTATCATACAGGGAAAAGCTAAAATATTAAAAAATCAAGCAAATGGTAAACGAATGATATTACAATTTTTAAAAGAGGAAGATTTTATTGGAGACTTAACAGTTATTGGAGCAGAGAAAGTTACTAAAGATGTTTTGTCAATTGGTAATACAGTCTGTTTAGCAACACCCGTTAATTATGTAATTGAAATATTAATGGAGGATAGGTTCTTTTTAAAGAAAATAAGTAGATATATCGGAGAAAAATTATTAAGCAGAATGGATTTTTTTGTTGATAATCAAACTTATGAACTAAAATACCGATTAGCCGAAGTTATGTTAACAGTATCTATAAATAATGTTTATAAAGAGAATCATTTGCAGATAGCTGAATATTTAGGAGTTAGTTATAGACATTTATTACATACTATGAAAAAATTTAAAGATGAAAAAAAGATGTACAAAGAAGGAAGCAAATATATAATAGATAGAGAAAAACTTGAACTATTAGTTAATGAAAAAAATGGTTTGTAA